Proteins encoded by one window of Lacipirellulaceae bacterium:
- a CDS encoding lactonase family protein — MPIVILLIGTYGTGDAQGIYVCEFNTETGELSKPQQAAVIPTPGFLALSTDGQYVYACGRGEAETPKAAGRVIAMQWDDGQRRLIPLNEDPTQGKGPSHVSLTPNGRLLMIANYGGGSVEAYNVGAAGTLGKRTSFHQHDGKGIHPDRQEGPHAHSITPSPDGKFALAADLGLDKLFVYAVNQATGELTPHEPPFVEVTPGSGPRHLAWHTSGKFCYLTNEMSATITAFNWDAKAGQLTEIETVSSMPPGYEGHKQSAEIRVHLSGKFLYASNRGHDSLAVFAIDEASGKIDQIEVVSCGVEWPRNFEIDPTGKFLLVGGKNSDDIAVHQIDQTTGKLSLTKHSAEVPAPVCLRFMSQE, encoded by the coding sequence ATGCCTATCGTCATCTTGCTCATCGGAACCTACGGCACTGGCGATGCCCAGGGAATTTACGTCTGTGAGTTCAACACCGAAACGGGGGAGTTGAGCAAGCCGCAGCAAGCGGCGGTGATACCGACCCCAGGGTTTTTAGCCCTCTCTACCGATGGTCAGTATGTCTACGCGTGTGGACGAGGCGAGGCAGAGACTCCTAAGGCTGCGGGGCGTGTGATTGCCATGCAGTGGGACGACGGGCAGCGGCGTCTCATCCCGCTCAACGAGGACCCAACTCAGGGTAAAGGTCCCAGCCATGTGAGCCTTACTCCCAATGGGCGTCTGTTGATGATCGCCAATTATGGAGGCGGAAGTGTTGAGGCCTACAACGTCGGGGCTGCGGGCACGCTCGGCAAGCGGACGTCGTTCCACCAGCACGATGGCAAAGGCATACACCCCGACCGGCAAGAGGGACCTCATGCCCATTCGATTACCCCTTCGCCCGACGGCAAGTTTGCGTTAGCAGCCGACCTGGGGCTCGACAAGCTTTTCGTCTACGCCGTGAATCAGGCGACCGGCGAACTCACTCCGCACGAGCCGCCGTTTGTTGAAGTAACGCCCGGTTCCGGTCCGCGGCATTTGGCGTGGCATACTTCAGGCAAGTTTTGTTACTTGACGAACGAAATGAGCGCCACCATCACGGCCTTCAACTGGGATGCGAAAGCGGGGCAACTCACCGAGATCGAAACTGTCTCTTCGATGCCCCCGGGTTACGAGGGGCATAAGCAATCGGCGGAGATTCGCGTCCACCTCAGCGGCAAGTTTCTGTATGCCTCGAATCGCGGGCATGATTCGCTCGCCGTTTTTGCAATCGATGAAGCCTCAGGCAAGATCGACCAAATCGAGGTCGTCTCTTGCGGAGTCGAGTGGCCGAGAAACTTTGAGATTGATCCGACGGGCAAATTTCTCTTGGTTGGAGGGAAGAACTCCGACGACATCGCCGTTCACCAGATCGATCAAACGACTGGCAAGTTATCGCTCACTAAGCACAGCGCAGAAGTTCCAGCACCAGTGTGTTTGCGATTCATGTCGCAAGAATAG
- a CDS encoding PSD1 and planctomycete cytochrome C domain-containing protein, translating to MSNTCFACHGPDEEDNPSELRLDSAEHAYRPIPSDDELAAIKPGNKEASAIYQRIMHDDPDMQMPPPEFRHKLSPREKALFARWIEQGAEYETHWVYAPLTRPELPELTKHSDLPANPIDQFILARLEAEGIEPSEIASKAELLRRLSLDLIGLPPTPAELDTFLKDNSPDAYEKQVERLLASPHFGERMAAPWLDIVRFADTVGFHGDQNQHVFPYRDYVIKAFNENLPFDQFTREQLAGDLLKNPTDDQLAATGLVRFGMMTREGGAQPKEYLAKYTADRVRMVGTAFLGSTLGCCECHNHKFDPFATKDFYALGAFFDDLRQWGVYNNYGYTPNPDLRGFSNDYPFPPELRLESDSLNERIEWLQEKADQSIAAELPKEVAVTEDYQQWVRQAKELVASHPEGYVPVRIAEAITANEQTKATMLDDGSVLVKGKPQKDDVVTLTCEVDSPLPICSVRVEVLPDEKHNGYVGRGKEGRFGLSLSAELKAGEKTSPLTFAWAQPDRFAPHGYRNGYSSPTIDLKKTWKSGPERWQLPKNEAQLRHTAIYHLRKPLPPTGEKQLVLKIASADVGRVRISVTPFAEAIPGKPAVNERLRKALVTAPDSDVVLAAAYRATTPPDQASATAKEYRQQIIECRAGYAHTLIAQQLPKEKYRVSRVLPRGNWQDESQPALEPGVPHFLPQPENVGERRLTRLDLAEWITSPENPITPRHVANRFWAHFFGTGLSNKLDDLGNQGEWPSHPSLLDWLASEFRDGGKPVDAEDEAQAWDVKHLVRLIVTSRTYRQKAAYRDDLADVDPYNRLLAQQAARRLSAEIVRDNALSIAGLLEDDLIGGPSVMPYQPKGYYRNLNFPVRGYDTDRGDQQYRRGVYMHWQRTFLHPMLANFDAVSRDECTAGRTQSNSPQQALTLLNDPSFVEASRAMASRVLRETPDLSSFNATLNHAFLTALSRNPSQKESESLKAFYEEQLEYYQANPKDAKALESVGDKKIELTLSAPEQAAWTQVCRAILNLHEVITRY from the coding sequence ATGTCGAACACCTGTTTCGCATGTCACGGCCCGGACGAAGAAGACAATCCAAGCGAGCTGCGCTTAGACAGCGCAGAACATGCTTATCGACCAATCCCTTCCGATGACGAGCTAGCCGCCATCAAGCCGGGCAATAAAGAAGCGTCGGCCATCTACCAACGGATTATGCATGACGATCCCGACATGCAGATGCCTCCTCCCGAGTTTCGTCACAAGCTCTCGCCGCGAGAGAAAGCCCTTTTTGCTCGCTGGATTGAGCAGGGCGCAGAGTACGAAACCCATTGGGTCTACGCGCCCCTGACGCGCCCTGAGCTACCCGAACTCACCAAGCACAGTGATTTGCCGGCCAATCCGATCGACCAATTCATTCTCGCGCGTTTAGAAGCTGAAGGGATCGAACCGTCTGAGATCGCCAGCAAGGCCGAGCTATTGCGTCGGCTCAGCCTCGACCTCATCGGCTTGCCTCCGACGCCTGCTGAACTCGACACTTTCTTGAAAGACAACTCGCCCGACGCTTATGAAAAACAAGTGGAGCGATTGCTCGCTTCGCCACACTTCGGCGAGCGGATGGCGGCTCCTTGGCTCGACATCGTTCGCTTCGCCGATACGGTAGGATTCCATGGTGACCAAAACCAGCACGTCTTCCCTTACCGCGATTACGTCATTAAGGCGTTCAATGAGAATCTTCCCTTCGACCAGTTCACGCGTGAGCAACTCGCCGGCGACTTGCTCAAGAACCCCACTGATGACCAACTGGCGGCCACTGGCCTCGTACGGTTTGGCATGATGACTCGCGAGGGTGGCGCGCAGCCGAAGGAGTACTTGGCCAAATACACTGCTGATCGGGTACGCATGGTAGGCACGGCCTTCCTCGGTTCGACACTCGGTTGCTGCGAGTGCCACAATCACAAGTTCGACCCCTTCGCGACTAAAGATTTTTATGCGTTGGGGGCCTTCTTCGACGATCTGCGTCAATGGGGCGTCTACAACAACTACGGATACACGCCCAACCCTGACCTGCGGGGCTTCTCGAACGATTATCCATTCCCGCCGGAATTGCGACTTGAGAGTGACTCGCTCAATGAACGTATTGAGTGGCTTCAAGAAAAAGCAGACCAGAGCATCGCTGCTGAATTACCGAAGGAAGTCGCAGTCACTGAGGATTATCAGCAGTGGGTTCGCCAAGCAAAGGAATTGGTTGCGAGCCACCCTGAAGGGTACGTGCCAGTCCGGATCGCTGAAGCGATCACGGCCAATGAGCAAACCAAGGCCACCATGCTCGATGATGGGTCGGTGTTGGTGAAAGGTAAGCCTCAGAAAGACGATGTCGTAACCCTGACCTGTGAAGTCGATTCTCCGCTGCCAATCTGTAGCGTTCGCGTCGAAGTCTTACCCGATGAGAAACACAACGGCTACGTTGGCCGCGGCAAAGAAGGACGCTTCGGGCTGAGCCTTTCCGCCGAATTGAAAGCAGGCGAGAAGACTTCGCCACTCACGTTCGCTTGGGCTCAGCCTGATCGATTCGCACCGCACGGTTACAGGAATGGTTATTCCAGCCCAACGATTGATCTGAAGAAAACTTGGAAGAGCGGGCCTGAGCGTTGGCAACTTCCCAAGAACGAAGCACAACTTCGGCACACAGCCATTTACCATCTGCGCAAACCGCTGCCGCCCACCGGCGAGAAGCAACTCGTGCTCAAGATCGCCAGCGCCGATGTCGGACGAGTACGGATCTCGGTCACGCCGTTTGCGGAAGCCATTCCCGGCAAGCCAGCCGTCAATGAGCGCCTGCGAAAGGCTCTAGTCACGGCCCCTGACAGCGATGTCGTCCTAGCAGCCGCCTACCGTGCCACGACCCCTCCTGACCAGGCCAGCGCCACGGCCAAGGAATACCGCCAGCAGATCATCGAATGTCGTGCCGGTTATGCTCACACGCTAATTGCCCAGCAACTTCCGAAGGAAAAGTATCGTGTCAGTCGCGTGTTGCCGCGTGGCAACTGGCAGGACGAGTCGCAGCCAGCGCTGGAACCGGGCGTCCCTCACTTTCTCCCGCAACCCGAGAACGTTGGCGAACGTCGCCTGACACGGCTCGATCTGGCTGAGTGGATCACCTCGCCGGAGAACCCAATCACCCCACGCCATGTGGCGAATCGGTTCTGGGCGCACTTCTTCGGCACGGGGCTGTCGAACAAGCTCGACGATCTTGGCAACCAGGGCGAATGGCCCAGCCACCCCTCTCTGTTGGACTGGCTCGCCAGCGAGTTCCGTGATGGAGGGAAGCCGGTAGATGCTGAGGACGAAGCCCAAGCATGGGACGTGAAGCACTTGGTGCGACTAATTGTCACCAGCCGCACGTACCGCCAAAAGGCGGCTTACCGCGACGATCTTGCCGACGTCGATCCGTACAACCGTCTCCTCGCGCAACAAGCGGCACGGCGGCTTTCAGCCGAGATCGTTCGTGACAACGCGTTATCGATCGCTGGGCTGTTGGAAGACGACCTAATCGGCGGCCCCAGTGTCATGCCTTACCAGCCCAAGGGTTACTATCGCAACTTGAACTTCCCTGTCCGTGGCTACGACACCGATCGAGGAGACCAGCAGTACCGCCGCGGCGTCTACATGCACTGGCAACGGACGTTCTTGCACCCCATGCTGGCCAACTTTGATGCCGTCTCGCGCGATGAATGTACCGCGGGCCGCACGCAGTCGAATAGTCCTCAGCAAGCGCTCACACTGCTGAACGATCCCTCCTTCGTTGAAGCCTCACGGGCGATGGCCAGTCGAGTCCTTCGTGAAACGCCCGACCTTAGCAGTTTCAACGCCACGTTGAATCATGCCTTCCTGACTGCTTTGAGTCGCAACCCTTCGCAAAAGGAAAGCGAAAGCTTGAAAGCGTTCTACGAGGAACAACTCGAATACTATCAAGCAAACCCCAAAGATGCCAAAGCACTTGAAAGCGTCGGCGATAAGAAAATCGAGCTGACCCTATCAGCCCCCGAACAGGCAGCGTGGACGCAAGTCTGTCGGGCGATTTTGAATCTGCACGAAGTGATCACGCGATACTAG